The genomic region TGCATGGAGCCGGTATGGATTGCTCTTTAACTTGGAGTAGTAGTCTTCCAGAGCTACCTCTTTGTCTCTGAGCTCAGAGTCCATCGTCTCCAGAATGGCGGTCTCGGTGTCTTTGATGTCTTTTGGCCTGGAAGGTAGACCAGCTGAGGTCACTGAGTTTGCGCTGGGTCGGCCAACGAGAAGATAGTCGTCATCAACCGTACCATCGAAACTCCAATCCTCTTCCACGACGTTCACACCATCTACCATCTCACTGTCTTCTGTGACAGTTGCAATACTGCCTTtggcctcctcttcttgtgCGATTTTCTCGAGGATGGGTCCAGTTGGAATCATGCTCTCAACTGCAGCCTTGGAGGCTTTGATGTCAGATATGCGGCTGGCGATGGCCCAACTCTTGACTCTTTCTCTGAAGGTCGGTGAGTTGTGGGGGGCATCCATGTATCGGTCGAGGTATAGTATTTCGGGAATTAGTACCGGGTTGCCGTTCTTGCTCCCCATAGACTGTGACCGTTGAATGAGTACGTGCAGAACAGGGGGCAGCGTCTGGATGGCTGTATATCGTGAAagtttgtcttcttcaataATTTGCTGGTCGAAATTTCGTCCGAGGGCCTCGTACAGTGAGCATGAGCCTTTAGGGGCAGGAAATGCAGTAATAGACCGATCAAAACTAATTTCCTTTTGATAAGTCTTGTCGTCAAACTTCTTGGTGTAATTAATGGTGGTAACGAAGAAAGTTTTCATGATCTCTTCAAATTGAATACCGGTTGACTCGTCAACTGATGATGGGCGTATGGCGGCTTGAAGAcgattgatgatgctgccCATTACCTCTTCTACATCCTGCTGGTCGGTTCCAGAAGACCTCTTTTGGTGTTCCAGAGCAGTCAGCACCTTCTGGTCGACCGTTTGTGGCTCCTCGGCATCCAGCATGTTGACATCAGTAGACTCAATATCTTGGGAAGTGCCGTTCTTCGGGTTTTCAACAATCTCGGGAATCTCTATAGGCCTATCACTCGTTCGGCTAATTTTGACGACATCCTCATCTTGTCCAACCTCCATCACTGTGTCAATTACCTGATCTTCAGTGGTAGTTGGAGAGGTCTCCACTTTCTCATAAGAACGGTCAGAATCCTCTTCGACAAGTGTTTGCGAGCTGACTGTACTAGCTGTATCAACTGGGTCGCGGCTGTCATTGACGGTTACAGGAATCATCTCCACATCGTTATTCTCCCTTGCTGGGGGTCCAGGGGGCGGTCGAGTAGGAAGTGGTGGCGGCTGAGATTCAGTTGTTGCTTCAACAGAGCTCTTCGTTTCTTTGAGGAGTGTGCCGGTGGACAATAGGACAGCATTGGCCAGCCTCTGAGACGGACGCGTTGCTACCTTGTCGGATTTTTCAAGATTGTTGAACAGATCTGAAAGCTCCTGTACAACTGAGTTTGGTCAGTTAAGCTGTAGAGGCCTTACCTAGACAAACTTACAAGCCTGAGCAACGACAGCTTCGCCACGATCCAGCTGCATTTTGTTACCACCGAGCAATCGCTCCTTGATTTTCTCATCCGTCAACTCGAGCTTGAACTTGTCATAGTTAATAACGACATCTCGGACCGGTTTGACAGTAAAAAGATATTGCAAAAGGCTGTTGAGGTAGCACGTATTTCCAATATTCTCCAGTCCTACCGGAAGATCAAAGTTCGCAGCTTGTGCGGAGGCGCCGGTGGCGCTGTTTCCACCAGGAGCTGCAATACCATGCATTTCTCGTAGTTCTCCAACTGCGCTTTTGAGACCGGTTGAGTTCGTATGCTCGGCAATCTTCTCCATAGCCTCCAAGTAAGTTGTCTTGGCATCCTTGTCTTTGGCGTTTTGAATCTGTACACTTGATTAGACTCATTCTCTAGGCTCAACAACAGGCGCATATTTCTGACCTTTTCTTTGACATCGTCCAACGTATCAGGCCCAAAGCCGCTGGCATCACTCAAGCCAAGAATCTCTTTCGCCGTGGGTAAAGAGAACCCCTCCCCATactccatcaccaactctGCCGTGTAGTTATCATCGGATGATGCTTGAgagatcagcatcaacatatTTCGGGCGGTAGTAGCACAGCTGGGGTCTTGTGCCACCTTTCGTCGGAATGCCTGAACTATGGATTGTGCCTTGTATTCATTCAGAGGCTGCAGCTCGAAGAATAGCAGAGCCTGGTTTGTCAACCCGCCATCGTCACTGTTTGATTGATTTTGTACTTGGCTCTCGAAGATTGATGATTGAGTCACAGCGTATTCATTGAGCTGTTCGTCGTTAAGGTCATTTGCAATACTCATAAGAGCGTCAATGAGTCCTTTTCGCTTATCAGGAACAATATCCCACTGCCTCTTGTAAGCATTGGCAACAATCTCCTTCGGCTGATTAGGCAAAACTCCCAGGATCTTATAACGCGCAATGTTCACTAAAACAGAGTCCACGTTCGGCACCTCTGCACATCCCAAATCGGCATGTAGACCAGGAGTGCAAAGCTCAGCAGGCTGGCCGCCTCTGTGTATGATGCACTGAACCTCAGATCTCACGTCTTCGATGTACGCTCGATATGTCCCTAAATCGGTAGCTCCAGAGGGGTTATCTGACCGAGGAGGGATTGGCGGTGTGAAAGTCCCTCCATCAACCCCATCTTCCGCTACATCAACTGTTTCCTCGAATTCGAGTTGTCTGAACATTTCAAAACATGGAGTTCCGAAGAGCACAAAGAATCGCTTATTCCTTTTAGAGATGCTCCTCGCGTTCTCCTGTGAAGTGGCCTCAATTATGTTCTTGAGATATGTGTTCAGGTTCAGAGGAGCTTGCAGTGCCCAGTCATCACTTGCCGCGGCGTACCGGTCCGGATCCTGTTCCTTAGCACGGCGCACATTCTTACGAATGGTATCGTGGTCAAGTAATAAGTCGATCCACTCGCGGGTCATGCGAGGTTCTGAGATTTCTAGGGTGACTGAGAACGTACATGGGTCGGCTGAGCATGCAAAAGACTCGCGAGCAACTAGAGGGTAATACTTGTTTCGTTGTCTGTCATCCATGAGTGGCGAAGATTGCGAATCTTGACCAACCCAAACAAGATGATGCCAGGGGAATCTCGCATCACTCGGAGGCCATTGTTCCTGTTGAGGGTTGCATGACTCTTGAGAGTGCCGCTCGTCCCATGACATCTTAAACACAAAATGAAAGTGGCAGTCAACGCACAGCGAGGACAATACCCGCGTTGATTTGGTTGAATAACTCTGGTTACCATTTATCATCAATCGATGGGGGTGATCCCATAGATATGGTGCGTTCAGTTCTGTTTTGCGCAACCGTTCAAAGACATCGCATACAGTAAAGTTGTTGTGCAAGAGTTCATATATCCATCTCGAAGGGTGACATCCTGGGAGCAGTACAGCTAGTTAGCTACCGATCTTGATGCTTAAGATTAATTGTAAACATACCTCTTGTATTTTGATTTGGTATCCTGTCTTTAAGAGGTGTCGAGTTTTGAGTGACAGAAATTCCACTTGTCCCAGGCAAAGAAGCGTAGCTCGTATCTAGATCCTGTGCGGACCTCAGGTCATATCGGCTCGCCATGGGGAGCTACTCAGATGCTTGATTAATCCGCTTGTGTACTTTTTTAAGATGTAAGGTCGTAGGTAATATTGTGCGTTGGAGAAGGGCGTGCTTAGGATTCTAGTTTGTGGATTGCGGGGTGGCACTTGTTGGATTATTCGCAGATAGGGAACCGTGGAATAAACTCTTTGTGCAACATGAAGAGATGCTGTCCACTAAATCAGTGACATGAGTTCGCTGGGAAGATTCGGTTTCGTTTGCGCGGGATTCGTGGGTCGGTGAATGGAAGCAACCTCGGTGCGGTGGCGGTCGAAGCTCTAGTTATGAGGATGAATGAAATCGTACGGGGGTCGAGCTTCGTGCTTATTTGGTCATAGTTTCGTTAACCGAGACCTATGGCGGAAACGACAAATGATAAACGTCAATAAGATGTTGACTGAGAAGAAACAATTTGGATGTTTGGGAAAGTTTGAGGATGCTCGCAATGATGGCGTAGACGAAACGAACGTAGCTGACGCAGTGCTCTTACTTGGCCCAGGTAAGTACCCATGTGATGGGTGATGCAAGCGCTGAGTCAGC from Fusarium fujikuroi IMI 58289 draft genome, chromosome FFUJ_chr04 harbors:
- a CDS encoding related to ubiquitin carboxyl-terminal hydrolase 2, with the translated sequence MSWDERHSQESCNPQQEQWPPSDARFPWHHLVWVGQDSQSSPLMDDRQRNKYYPLVARESFACSADPCTFSVTLEISEPRMTREWIDLLLDHDTIRKNVRRAKEQDPDRYAAASDDWALQAPLNLNTYLKNIIEATSQENARSISKRNKRFFVLFGTPCFEMFRQLEFEETVDVAEDGVDGGTFTPPIPPRSDNPSGATDLGTYRAYIEDVRSEVQCIIHRGGQPAELCTPGLHADLGCAEVPNVDSVLVNIARYKILGVLPNQPKEIVANAYKRQWDIVPDKRKGLIDALMSIANDLNDEQLNEYAVTQSSIFESQVQNQSNSDDGGLTNQALLFFELQPLNEYKAQSIVQAFRRKVAQDPSCATTARNMLMLISQASSDDNYTAELVMEYGEGFSLPTAKEILGLSDASGFGPDTLDDVKEKIQNAKDKDAKTTYLEAMEKIAEHTNSTGLKSAVGELREMHGIAAPGGNSATGASAQAANFDLPVGLENIGNTCYLNSLLQYLFTVKPVRDVVINYDKFKLELTDEKIKERLLGGNKMQLDRGEAVVAQAFVQELSDLFNNLEKSDKVATRPSQRLANAVLLSTGTLLKETKSSVEATTESQPPPLPTRPPPGPPARENNDVEMIPVTVNDSRDPVDTASTVSSQTLVEEDSDRSYEKVETSPTTTEDQVIDTVMEVGQDEDVVKISRTSDRPIEIPEIVENPKNGTSQDIESTDVNMLDAEEPQTVDQKVLTALEHQKRSSGTDQQDVEEVMGSIINRLQAAIRPSSVDESTGIQFEEIMKTFFVTTINYTKKFDDKTYQKEISFDRSITAFPAPKGSCSLYEALGRNFDQQIIEEDKLSRYTAIQTLPPVLHVLIQRSQSMGSKNGNPVLIPEILYLDRYMDAPHNSPTFRERVKSWAIASRISDIKASKAAVESMIPTGPILEKIAQEEEAKGSIATVTEDSEMVDGVNVVEEDWSFDGTVDDDYLLVGRPSANSVTSAGLPSRPKDIKDTETAILETMDSELRDKEVALEDYYSKLKSNPYRLHAVICHRGQLMSGHYWVWIYDFEQDVWRKYNDSNVEVKRSTVEVLNTLSTSGEPYFLCYVRDEDKETYVDVPRRRRPAPPSDTSFENLDADGDITVANSEPPKTSESPQELPPAYSEQNID